The Coleofasciculus sp. FACHB-T130 genome contains the following window.
TCGGAAGATGACCCCGTGGGGCAATTTGGCGTCCTAGAGTGCTTGGATTATCGCTGGTACGAAAGCTTAGATGTGCGACTTTACGGCTCATTTGCTTTGATGATGCTCTGGCCTAAACTGGACAAAGCGGTGCTAGAAGCTTATGCACGGGCGATTTCCACCCACGACGAGACGCCCCGAATTATCGGCTATAACCAAGCCTCAGCCATTCGCAAAGCCGCCGATGCGACGCCCCACGATTTGGGTGCCCCCAACGAGCATCCGTGGGAGAAAACGAACTACACCAGCTATCAAGATTGCAACCTGTGGAAAGATTTACCCTGCGACTTTGTGTTGCAGGTTTATCGAGATTTTGTCCTAACGGGTTCCACAGATATCGAATTTTTGCGCGAGTGTTGGGTGCCGATTGTGAAGACGCTTGCTTATGTCAAGCAATTTGATATCGATGGGGATGGGATTCCCGAAAATTCGGGTGCGCCCGATCAAACGTTCGATGATTGGAAGTTGCAGGGGGTTAGCGCCTACTGCGGCGGCTTGTGGATTGCAGCATTGGAGGCAGCGATCGCCATTGGTGAAATATTACACAAGTCTGAGTTCAACTCCGAAGAAAATTCCCCTGATTACCAATTACCAATTACCGAATACCAAATCTGGCTAAAACAATCCCGGCAGGTGTATCAAGAAAAACTCTGGAACGGTCAATACTACCGGCTCGATAGCGAAAGCGGCTCTGATATCGTGATGGCAGATCAGCTATGCGGTCAGTTCTACGCTCGTTTATTAAAATTACCCGATCTCGTGCCGCTTGAGCGTGCCGAATCTGCCTTAAAAACTGTCTATAATTCTTGTTTTTTGAATTTCAATCGGCACCTCCCGCCCTCCGAACCTGAAACCTTTATCGGTGCCGTTAATGGCGTCAAACCCGACGGTACACCAGCAAACCCCGACGCGACTCATCCCCTGGAAGTTTGGACTGGTATTAACTTTGGGCTAGCAGCATTCATGATCCAGATGGGAATGAAAGAGGAAGCCTTCCAAATGACGGAAGCTGTGGTGCAGCAAATTTATGAGAATGGGTTGCAATTCCGAACCCCGGAAGCGATTACTGCTGCCGGTACTTTCCGCGCTAGTCATTACCTGCGAGCAATGGCAATTTGGGCAATCTACGGCATGATAACGCACTTTTAACGGCAGTATCCCGATATTTTTTGTTATCCGAATTTCCCTTGGGGATGCTACACATTTAATCCCCCAACTCTCCACTCAATTGGAGAAAAGAGAAGCATTCAGTGTAGCGGTAAAAATGTGAAATGAAATCGTTTTTCCCCGATTAGCCAACAGCATCCTCTAAGGCGAAAGTGAAATTATCCCCCTTCCCTGGTAGGGGGATTGGGGGTTAAGTTTGTCTGATTCAAGAAGGATTGAGCAGCATCCCCGTTTGTGAAATATATCAGATTGATAGAATTTGCTGCTACACTAACGAATTTAAATATCAATTGCGAAAGACAGTGCGGAATTTACGGAGTTAAGAATGTTTATTGTAAAGTTACGATGAACAAATCGAACGATTCCATAAAGCTTCCATCATTTTTTTGTAAAGATTCTGTAAAGTTGTATGGAAGCCATGAGATTCGTTAGCGCCTCGGTTGACAAATCCTCAGTAAATTCACTAAGACATATACATTGTTAACGGTTAAATAGCCTTAACTTCCCTTTAATGCTTTTTTTACAAAAACCTAAAGTTAAAAATTTTAGGCTGTTTATAGTTTTCGGGAAATTTATCGAAAAGATGCTTTCTGGCTAAGGATTCTAGCGGTTACTACTGCGATACCTACCGGAAACGCATATTGAGCCAATCACAAACCTTGAAAGCTAAGAGGCTCACTGATGAATCGGATGCTGGTACAGGGTCATCCTCCGCTTCAGGACATACAAAACGCTTACTCTAGCCTTCCCGATATCCTCAATCTCTTGAGGCTGTCCCAATCAGATACGAGCTTTGCTTCCGACTTCGAGGGAGCATTTGAACTTTGCGATTTTCAACTGGGCGATCGCCTTGTTAACTATAGTGCCGCCACTGCCTCAGGAAATTCAGTTCGTGATGAACAAAATCAGGGGGATTTTTACCTAGTTTGTCAAGGTCGGGTGCGGCTACTGGCTTTAGACGCAGCACAGGGTAAGGAAGTTCCCGCTCTGGTGGTGGAATCGGGAGAAAGTTTTGGGGCAGAAAAGGTATTTGGCAATCATTGCGAGCTGACGAGCGCGATCGCTGCCAGTGCCGGAATTGTGGCTCGGATTTCAATTGCAGACCTTCAGCCTTGGTTAGAGCGGCTCCCGAATCTGCAAGACTACCTGCAACAGCAGGCAATTTGGCGGCAATGTCTGATTTTCTTCAAAACCTCTACAGACTGGCGGCGCTTGAGCAGCCATAGGCTACGACAACTGTTGCCCTACCTAGTAGAAACGCGGATCGAAGCGGGAGCATCTTTGATTGAATCCACACCCTCCGAGGCGGGTCGCTTTTGGTTACGCAGCGGTCAAATTGAAAGCCGACAAGACGCAGATTTACCCCCCCCTATCGGACAAAGTTGGGGGTATCCTCATCCCACACCGAGCAGTTGGATTGCCCAGACCGATTTAGTCGTTTATCAGTTGCCTAAGCAACACTTTGAGGCAGCACGAGCAATTGCGCTAATCGCAGCAACTTTCTCAGAGCAGTCAGAAGCAGTTGCCGAGCGATCGCTTGAAAACGGGCACCGTGAATCTACGGAGGAAGGGAAATTGCGGCATCAGCCAAAGAACCTGTCTCCACCAGCGTCTTGGAATGGCAATCGACCGCCACAAATTCACTCAGATGTGCAGGCAAATATCCAGCCCCCTGAATCGCCTCCGATTGCTTTTCCCAAACCCGTCAAGCGTCCGGGTCGATGGTTTTGGCAACGCTATCCCTTGATTGAGCAGCAAAGCTCTTCCGACTGCGGTGCTGCCTGCTTGACAATGATAGGGCAATATTGGGGGAAACGGTTTAGCATCACTTCCTTACGGAATCTCGCTGGCGTGGGGCGTGCCGGTGCCTCCCTGAAGAACTTAGGCGCAGCGGCAGAAAAGGTCGGATTTCACGCACAACCCGTCAGGGCGAGTTTAAACCGCTTAATCGAGGGGAAAAACCCCTGGATTGCCCACTGGCAGGGCGATCATTATGTGGTGGTTTACCGAGTCAAGGGCGATCGCATCCTGATTGCCGATCCCGCTGTCGGCAGACGATCGCTTTCCCAGGCGGAATTTCTGGCGAGTTGGACGGGATACGCCCTGCTTCTCGATCCGACGCCAGCATTGCATGCCACCCCAACGGAAAAAAATTCTCTCAATCGCTTTTGGGGTTTGCTTTGGCCTTACCGTTCCCTGATCGGACAAATTATCCTGGCGTCTCTGCTGATCCAGATTTTTGGTCTGATTACCCCCCTGTTTACCCAGATTATTCTCGACCGGGTGGTTGTTCACAAAAGCGCGATCGCCCTGCACGTCTTCAGCCTTGGTCTGCTACTATTTGGCGTTTGGCGCGTCTGCGTCACGGGAATTCGACAATACCTGCTGGATTATTTTGGCAACCGATTAGACCTCACCCTAATCGGCGGCTTTATCAGCCATACCTTAACCTTACCCCTCGCCTTTTTTGAATCGCGCCATGTCGGGGACATTATCACGCGCGTTCAGGAAAACCAGAAAATCCAGATGTTTCTAACTCGCCAAGCGGTTACAGCTTGGTTAGACGCCTCAATGGCAATCGTCTATTTGGGGCTGATGGCTTATTACAACTGGCGTCTCACCTTAGTAGTGGTGGCGCTAATTCCCCCGATTGTCATTTTGACGGTAGTGGCGAGTCCATTTCTCAGAGGGGTGTCGCGGAAAATCTTTAACGAGGAAGCGGGACAAAACTCCTCACTCGTGGAAATGATGACCGGCATTGCTACAGTAAAAGCAGCAGCAGCGGAGCGAGAATTGCGCTGGCGCTGGGAAGCTCGTTTAACCAGCACCCTAAATGCCCAATTTCAGGGTCAAAAACTGGCAAATGGCTTGCAAGTCACTGGCGGCTTCATTAATACCTTGGGTACCACGGCATTGCTTTGGTACGGCGCAACCCTGGTGATTCAGGATCGGCTCACGATCGGTCAGTTTGTGGCGTTCAATATGATGATTGGTAGTGTCATCAACCCCGTGCTGCAACTGGTGAACCTTTGGGATGAACTGCAAGAAGTTTTGGTATCTGTGGAACGGCTGAATGATGTGTTTTCAGCTCAACCCGAAGAAAGTCCTCAAAAACCTTTGCTAGTTCTGCCTCAGTTGCGGGGCGAGGTGAAATTGGAGAATGTAACATTCCGCTATTCTCCAGATCAAGAGCGCAATACGCTTCAGAATCTTTCTTTTGAAGTGACTGCTGGGCAAACGGTGGCAATTGTCGGGCGCAGCGGTTCTGGAAAGAGTACCTTGGTCAATCTTCTCCAGGGTTTATATCAGCCAACAAGCGGTCGAATTTGTGTCGATGGTCACGATACCCGCCATGTTTCTCCCTCATCTTTGCGGAGTCAGTTGGGGGTGGTGCCGCAGGAGTGTTTTCTGTTTTCTGGAACCATTTTAGAAAACATTACGCTCTACTCGGATGACTTCATTTTAGAGCAAGTTGTTGAAGTGGCAAAACTTGCCGAAGCTCATGCTTTTATTCAAGATATGCCGTTGGGATATCACACAAAAGTTGGGGAACGGGGGGCAAATCTCTCTGGCGGACAGAGACAACGAATTGCGATCGCTCGAGCGCTTTTGGGAAATCCTCAAATTATGATTTTAGATGAAGCTACCAGCTCTCTAGATACTGACTCCGAGCGGCGATTCCAGCAAAATTTAGCTCGAATTAGCCGAAATCGCACAATTTTTATCATTGCCCACCGACTCTCAACGGTCCGACACGCTGACTGCATCCTGGTCTTAGATCGAGGCATTCTAATTGAGCGCGGTACTCATGATGAACTGATTTCGCTTCAAGGTCTTTATTACCATCTAGCGCAGCAACAACTGGATCTTTAACTCCAAATGTTCTAAACCGAGCCAACTTGTATGAATTATTACAGTTTTACTTGAAATTGGTTTCATCCGTTGGCAGGAATGTGGAGCAAATTACAACCGTTACGATGTTAAAGATTCTTGTTCTGCCAAATTCTTCTTCCACGACCATTTGTTCAGTAGCATTGCAATCATCAATTCCAGTCGTCGGTGAATTGGCAGCTAATTCAGAAAATTTGGCAAAAAATATGCCAATTTGGCAGACTTTCCAAGCAGCAGAAATTAGGATAAAAAGGGAGTTCCTGTGGAAAAATTGGTAACGATGAAAAGCCAAACCAAAATGTTGCTGAAACCGGCTAAAAATGGCACCGCTCGTTAAATCCAAGCAACGAGAGCCATCCTCAATCTCAAACTTTGAACTTGCTCATTCTGGGCCACAGCCATGCAAAAACCAATCAGATCGATTTCTGCATCAACGGCCTCAAACCTACCCTTAACTCCACCCGTTGAGCCTTTTGGCTCAGGCTATACAGGTAGCAACCAGAATTCATTCGATAGCCAGGGGATATTATCCCGTACTCCGACTCAAGGCGAGTCGGTTACTCATCCTGGCAAGATTCAGCGTCAGTGCGATCGCTCTTTTGCTGAGATTTACGGGGGTGCGACTGGCTCTATCGAAATGAGCGTACAGCCCACCTCGACTGAAACAGCTAGCAATTCTCAAGTTCATTTCGCGTCTGCCACTTCTCCAGAGACTCGAACCAACCAATGGTCTACCTCGTTGCAGACGGTGCTTGACCAGCCACCTTCCACGCTTCCTCGTCAGCTGATATTGGGCGGAATGGCTTTCTGTCTGGCTTTTGGGGCTTGGGCTACCTTTGGGCAAATTGACGAAGTGGGTCACGCTCAAGGACGGTTAATGCCCAAAGGAGCCGTCTACAAGATTGACCCAGTGGAAATGGGGAAGGTTGCCAACATTGCCGTCAAAGAAGGTCAAGCGGTAAAAGCCGGTCAAGTGTTAGTGGAACTGGATACCCAAATTGCGGCGGGTGAAGTAGAGCGTTTGCAGCAAATGCTGGCAACGAATCAAATGCAACTTATTCAGAAGCAAGCGCTTCTAGAGAAAACGCATCTGGAAGTGAAAACCCAGACAGCGATCGCTTCTTCAGACACTCAAGCAGCTTTTGCTGCGATCTCCGAAGTCAATGCCAAAGGATCTGCTACCCGCGAACAAATCGCTCAACTTCAAACGGCAAAGACGGCGAATCAAGAAAGACTCGAAACACTAAAACCCCTGTCGGCGACGACGGCAGAACTGCACAAGAAACTAAAAGCTGATGTAGCGGCGGCGGTAGAGGAAGTCGAGAGGGTAAAACCGCTGGTCAAAGAGGGGGCGATCTCCAAGAAATATTTGCTGGATGCCGAGCAAATGATGCGCGATCGCCAAAGTGCCATCACCAAAACTCAACTAGAAGAAGACACAACTCTTAAAGACCGACTGTTTGAGGCCCAGCAAGCTCTGCGAGATGGCGATCGCGCGATCGCTTCAAGTCAAGGCGATTTAAAGCAGACACTCGCACAAGCACAGCAACTCCACGCAGAACTCGCTCAAAAACAAGCTCAAGAGCGCAAAACTCAGATAGAAACACAGCAGCAAATTCAGGAATTAGAAGTTGAAATGACTCAGCTTAAAGCCCAAATTGCTGAAACTCAAAATCTGCTGAACGCCGCTAAAGCAAAGCTCAAACAACGGTTTCTGACTGCTGCCGTTGATGGAGTGGTGTCGTCTCTGAAAGTCCGCAACGTTGGCGAAGTGGTTCAACCCAGCCAAACTGTTGCCGAAATCGCTCCCCACAAAGCACCCATGATTCTCGTAGCCAGTTTACCCAATCAAGAAGCGGGCTTTGTAAAAACGGGAATGCCAGTAAAAATCAAATTCGACGCTTACCCCTATCAAGAGTACGGTATCGTTTCCGGGAAGATACAATCCGTCTCTCCCGATGCGAAACCCGATGAGCGACTGGGAGAAGTCTATCGAATTGAAGTAGCGCTGGATCGTAACTATATCAATGCAGATCGTCAAAACATCAAATTTAAAGCCGGTCAAACTGCCTCTGCGGAGATTATCATCCGCCGACGCCGGATTGCCGACATTCTGTTAGATCCCATCCGCCAGATGCAAAAAGGCGGCATCAGTTTGTAAAACCAAATTTATCCAAGGGCAATTGTTATGGCTTATCACATTCCCTGTTCTAATCCTAAACTTGACAAAACCATGAATTCCGAACAGTTTAATCAAGTTGTTGAAGCCATCATGGAAGGAAAGTATTCTTGGGCTTGCGTTTTACTATTGCGGTTTGCTGGTTACAATCCCCTACACTACATCCCCTACCGAACATACAACCGATTGCTCAAAGAAAACTGCCAAGTTGGCAGACACACCAACTGTAAAACAGATACTTTAAATACAGATAATCAAAGGGCTGCAATCGGGTCAGAGAGCCTAGAGTCACACAAGTGCTTAAGCACAATTAAAGACCTTGGTTATCTAGAAGCGATCGCTGAGCCACAAGTACGGGGAAGCGGGGGTCATTTTGATCCCTGGTTAGTCATAAAAACTCAAAAAATAAACTCAATTTTTCGGGAATTAAAATAACAAAAAAATCTGCTCTTCAAGATTGAAGTTGATTTTTTGACCAGTCGTAAAAATCCTGCCGCGTTCATCTTTACTAAAGAATGGGGCAGG
Protein-coding sequences here:
- a CDS encoding HlyD family efflux transporter periplasmic adaptor subunit — protein: MQKPIRSISASTASNLPLTPPVEPFGSGYTGSNQNSFDSQGILSRTPTQGESVTHPGKIQRQCDRSFAEIYGGATGSIEMSVQPTSTETASNSQVHFASATSPETRTNQWSTSLQTVLDQPPSTLPRQLILGGMAFCLAFGAWATFGQIDEVGHAQGRLMPKGAVYKIDPVEMGKVANIAVKEGQAVKAGQVLVELDTQIAAGEVERLQQMLATNQMQLIQKQALLEKTHLEVKTQTAIASSDTQAAFAAISEVNAKGSATREQIAQLQTAKTANQERLETLKPLSATTAELHKKLKADVAAAVEEVERVKPLVKEGAISKKYLLDAEQMMRDRQSAITKTQLEEDTTLKDRLFEAQQALRDGDRAIASSQGDLKQTLAQAQQLHAELAQKQAQERKTQIETQQQIQELEVEMTQLKAQIAETQNLLNAAKAKLKQRFLTAAVDGVVSSLKVRNVGEVVQPSQTVAEIAPHKAPMILVASLPNQEAGFVKTGMPVKIKFDAYPYQEYGIVSGKIQSVSPDAKPDERLGEVYRIEVALDRNYINADRQNIKFKAGQTASAEIIIRRRRIADILLDPIRQMQKGGISL
- a CDS encoding HetP family heterocyst commitment protein, with amino-acid sequence MAYHIPCSNPKLDKTMNSEQFNQVVEAIMEGKYSWACVLLLRFAGYNPLHYIPYRTYNRLLKENCQVGRHTNCKTDTLNTDNQRAAIGSESLESHKCLSTIKDLGYLEAIAEPQVRGSGGHFDPWLVIKTQKINSIFRELK
- a CDS encoding peptidase domain-containing ABC transporter, whose translation is MNRMLVQGHPPLQDIQNAYSSLPDILNLLRLSQSDTSFASDFEGAFELCDFQLGDRLVNYSAATASGNSVRDEQNQGDFYLVCQGRVRLLALDAAQGKEVPALVVESGESFGAEKVFGNHCELTSAIAASAGIVARISIADLQPWLERLPNLQDYLQQQAIWRQCLIFFKTSTDWRRLSSHRLRQLLPYLVETRIEAGASLIESTPSEAGRFWLRSGQIESRQDADLPPPIGQSWGYPHPTPSSWIAQTDLVVYQLPKQHFEAARAIALIAATFSEQSEAVAERSLENGHRESTEEGKLRHQPKNLSPPASWNGNRPPQIHSDVQANIQPPESPPIAFPKPVKRPGRWFWQRYPLIEQQSSSDCGAACLTMIGQYWGKRFSITSLRNLAGVGRAGASLKNLGAAAEKVGFHAQPVRASLNRLIEGKNPWIAHWQGDHYVVVYRVKGDRILIADPAVGRRSLSQAEFLASWTGYALLLDPTPALHATPTEKNSLNRFWGLLWPYRSLIGQIILASLLIQIFGLITPLFTQIILDRVVVHKSAIALHVFSLGLLLFGVWRVCVTGIRQYLLDYFGNRLDLTLIGGFISHTLTLPLAFFESRHVGDIITRVQENQKIQMFLTRQAVTAWLDASMAIVYLGLMAYYNWRLTLVVVALIPPIVILTVVASPFLRGVSRKIFNEEAGQNSSLVEMMTGIATVKAAAAERELRWRWEARLTSTLNAQFQGQKLANGLQVTGGFINTLGTTALLWYGATLVIQDRLTIGQFVAFNMMIGSVINPVLQLVNLWDELQEVLVSVERLNDVFSAQPEESPQKPLLVLPQLRGEVKLENVTFRYSPDQERNTLQNLSFEVTAGQTVAIVGRSGSGKSTLVNLLQGLYQPTSGRICVDGHDTRHVSPSSLRSQLGVVPQECFLFSGTILENITLYSDDFILEQVVEVAKLAEAHAFIQDMPLGYHTKVGERGANLSGGQRQRIAIARALLGNPQIMILDEATSSLDTDSERRFQQNLARISRNRTIFIIAHRLSTVRHADCILVLDRGILIERGTHDELISLQGLYYHLAQQQLDL